The DNA segment CGAAGCCACCTAGATAAGATAACAATATCATTGCAAAGATGAAAGATATTAGCCAAATTCCTGCTCTAATTTCCTCCTTACCTTCCGCAGGAGATGACATATATACTGCAACAATATTGCTAGAAACTATAATCGCCATTGAAATTATGTAAATAATGAATGCTATAAGGTTATTTTCCACAAGATAGTCGCTTTGAACTAGGTAAAAGTAAGAAGTAAGAGGTATTAAGATAACGTCAGCAATACCTAGACTTATTGCGACTTTTTTCTTAACCTCTAAGATTTTGTGAGCATAATAACTGAAAAACAAAGGTAATCCAACAAAGATTGCTGTAACTACATAAAATAGAATGTGGAACCCTGACCAGTAAACTAAAAGACCTGCTGAAAGCGTAGCTAATGGAGCTAATATTTTACCTGCAGGAGCAACGTAAGGTCTGCATAAATCTGGAGCTAGTTTTCTCAACGTCTCCATTCCAATTCCGCCCATCATGTAAGTAAATACTGAGGCAGAGGATAATATAGAGGTTAATGTAACCCATGCTGGGAAAGGTAAGAGGAATATTGAACCTATTATTAAGGTAAGGATTAAAGAGGGCGTTGGCACTTTAGTTTTGCCTATCTTTAGAAAGATCTCCGGCAAATATCCGTTAGCTGAAAATGCGTAAATAGTCCTTGAAGCAGTTCCCATATATATCCATCCTGTACCGCTTGGAGACACAACTGCGTCCAATAATAGAATTATGGACCAAATATAGAATATTAGGAATACTAAGCCGAATACCTTTGATTCTCTAAATAGGCAGAAGAAAGGACCATTTGAGAGAGAAGTTGAAGCTAAAGCCTTCCAATCTCCGGGAGTTACTCCTATAGTAGACCAATTTAAACCTCCTATGAAAGCTACCTGCAAAAGTACGTAAATTATTATACCTACCAGAAGAGAACCTATAACAGCAAAAGGCAAGTTCTTTTTAGGATTCTTGGCTTCTCCAGAGTAATCAATTGGTTGCCTAAAGCCTAGGTAAGAGAATAGTATTCCAGCATTCGGTATTGCGAATAGAACTGCAGAAAATCCTCCATAACCGTGGCAGGTATAAGATGAGGAAGGTATGAAGTCTACAGTGAAGTTTGTTGGATGAAAATAGAAGACTAAAAGGATAACGATAGTTGCGGAAGGAATCAATAACTTCCACCACCCAACTCCGTGAGATACTCTACCAAGGAACTTTACTCCAAAGTAGTTTATGAAGAAGAAAGCTACTAGGAACACGTAGTCTATTCCTATTCCTAGAGGTGTTAAAACTCCCTTACAAGCAAGAGACGGAACTAGCGATGATAGGTAGGTTACAGACGCTGTAGCTTCTGCCGCTGCAGATATTGAAGTTGATATTAAGTATGCCCAAGTCATGATAAATCCTACTAAACCTCCATGAGTATAATGAGGATATCTAGCTATTCCTCCGCTCTTGGGTATTGCAGAACTTATTTCGGCATAGGCTAAAGCAATAAATGAAATTAGAACACCTCCTATTATCCAAGACAGTATTGAAGCTCCTCCTGCATCCTCCGCAGCATATAATGTGGCAAATAACCAACCTGAACCTATTATTCCTCCTAAGCCAATGTAAAATAATTCCATTCTACTTAATGACTTACTTAATTTTTGATCCGATTCTGTTCCTAGGTCTCTAGCCTTTGCCATAATCTATAAAAAGTTTAAATGATTTAAAAATTCGTCTATATCTTAATGCATTACTAGAATACTATATATTATTCCAGAAATTTAGAATATCTTATGAATAGTAGAATATAGAGCATAAAAGGGATAAAAAATCTAAATCACTTTAAATAGTTCGCTTATTGAAGTTACTACGAATACACTACCAAGGAATATGTAAATATAAGAAGGTCTCATT comes from the Acidianus infernus genome and includes:
- a CDS encoding APC family permease encodes the protein MAKARDLGTESDQKLSKSLSRMELFYIGLGGIIGSGWLFATLYAAEDAGGASILSWIIGGVLISFIALAYAEISSAIPKSGGIARYPHYTHGGLVGFIMTWAYLISTSISAAAEATASVTYLSSLVPSLACKGVLTPLGIGIDYVFLVAFFFINYFGVKFLGRVSHGVGWWKLLIPSATIVILLVFYFHPTNFTVDFIPSSSYTCHGYGGFSAVLFAIPNAGILFSYLGFRQPIDYSGEAKNPKKNLPFAVIGSLLVGIIIYVLLQVAFIGGLNWSTIGVTPGDWKALASTSLSNGPFFCLFRESKVFGLVFLIFYIWSIILLLDAVVSPSGTGWIYMGTASRTIYAFSANGYLPEIFLKIGKTKVPTPSLILTLIIGSIFLLPFPAWVTLTSILSSASVFTYMMGGIGMETLRKLAPDLCRPYVAPAGKILAPLATLSAGLLVYWSGFHILFYVVTAIFVGLPLFFSYYAHKILEVKKKVAISLGIADVILIPLTSYFYLVQSDYLVENNLIAFIIYIISMAIIVSSNIVAVYMSSPAEGKEEIRAGIWLISFIFAMILLSYLGGFGPAKLIPFPEDTIVIGIVTLIFHYLAVKSGIKTKALEELERGVSVS